Within the Solwaraspora sp. WMMA2056 genome, the region TGCCCGTCACCACGACGGGGGCGGGCGTCGCGGTGTCTGCAGACGGGTTCACGGGTGTCCGCTCGGTGAAGGAGTCACGGGTATGAGCAGCGAACGCCTCGCCGGGCTTCTCGACGAGTATGCCGAGCTGGAACGGCAGCTGGCGGATCCGGGCCTGCACGCCGACCAGGTCACCGCCCGCCGGGTCGGCCGCCGATTCGCCGAGCTGGCCCCGCTGCACAAGGCCGCCGACGAGCTCGCCCAGGCCCGGGCCGACCTGGTCGCCGCCCGGGAACTCGCCGGTGAGGATGCGAGCTTCGCCGCCGAGGCCGAGGCGATCGCGGCCAGCCTGGCGGGCCTGGAGGCCCGCCTCGCCGAACTGCTCATCCCCCGCGACCCGCACGACGCCAAGGACGTCATCGTCGAAATCAAAGCGGGCGAGGGCGGCGAGGAGTCGGCGCTGTTCGCCGGCGACCTGCTGCGGATGTACGTGCGGTACGCCGAACGACGCGGCTGGCAGGTCGAGGTGCTCGACTCGCAGGACTCCGACCTGGGCGGCGTCAAGGACGTCTCCCTCGCCGTGAAGTCACGCGGCGTACCGGAGGGCGGCAACGGCGTCTGGTCCCGCCTGAAGTGGGAGGGCGGGGTGCACCGGGTGCAGCGGGTGCCGGTCACCGAGTCGCAGGGTCGCATCCACACCAGCGCGGCCGGCGTACTCGTGCTGCCCGAGGCGGAGGAGGTCGACGTCACCGTCGACCCGAACGAGCTGCGCATCGACGTGTTCCGTTCGTCCGGCCCCGGCGGCCAGTCGGTCAACACCACCGACTCGGCGGTCCGGATCACCCACCTGCCGACCGGGATCGTGGTCTCCTGCCAGAACGAGAAGAGCCAGCTGCAGAACCGGGAACAGGCGATGCGGATCCTGCGTGCCCGGATGCTCGCCGCGGCTCAGGAGCAGGCCGACGCGGTGGCCTCCGACGCCCGCCGCTCCCAGGTGCGCACCGTCGACCGCTCGGAACGGATCCGCACCTACAACTTCCCGCAGAACCGGATCACCGACCACCGGATCGGCTACACCGCGTACAACCTGGACCTGGCGCTCGGCGGAGAACTCGACGGCGTCCTGGACGCTCTCGCCGAGGCGGACCGGGCGGCCCGGCTCGCCGGCGACACCGAACTGGGCCGCCGCTGACCTGCCCCCGGAGCCGGTCCCGGAGCGGGTGCCTGCCGGGCTTTCAACGGAGCGGATGCGGGTGCTGGCGGGTGGCGCGCATCTGTCTGGTGGCGACGTCGAAGGCGCGGCTGAGTGCGTCCCGCAGCGCCGGCCCGGTCCCGTCGACCTCGGCCCAACCGACACTGACCCCGACCGGGGTGCCCGGCACCAGCGACTCCCACTCCTCGCCGGCCACCGCCTCGGTGATCCGCCGGGCCACCTCGGCGGCCTCGACCCGGCCGGCACCCGGCAGCACCACGACGAACTCGTCACCGCCGAAGCGGGCCACGAAGTCACCCCGACGCATCACCCGGTTGATCACCCCGGCGACGCGCTGCAGCACCAGGTCCCCGGAGTGGTGACCGTGCACGGTGTTCACCGACTTGAAGCCGTCGAGGTCGCAGATCATCACCATGGCCCGGTCGGCGCGGCCGGCCAGGTCCGACACGTACCGGTCGAGTTGGCGGCGGTTGGCCAGCCCGGTCAGCGGATCGGTGAGCGCCTCCGCGGTGTACTGCGCCGTGGTGCGGCGCATCTCCTCGTGGTCGAGCCGGGCGGCGATGCCGTCGACGTACATGTCGCGGAGCCGGTCGTTGCGGCGGTTGGCCAGGCGGAACGCGTACCGGTCGGCGTCGTGCGCCGCCACGTGGTCGCCACAGCGGGTGTACGCGACGCTGCGCAGCCGGGCGGACTCGGCCGCGCCGAGCGTCTCGGCCGACACCATCGCCGTGTCCAGCCGGGTCAACGCCTCCGCCGACCGGTCGGCGGCGATCGCCAGGCAGACCGCGCCGAGCTGCCGCAGGTCCCGGGCGCGGGCGCTGTCCCCGCCGTCGATCATCAGGCGGGTGGCCTCGGGCGCGCCGGCGGGCAGCCGGGCCGGCTCGCCGAGCGCCGCCAGCCGGGCCAGGGCGTACCCGTACGCCACCCGGCTGCTCGGCCGCAGCAGGTGGGTCCGCCCGGTGGTGACGAACTTGACCAGGTCGGTGCCGATGTCCCGGAGCACCCGCAGACAGCCGTCGGTGTCGCCGTGATGGTCCAGTGCGACCGCGTTGCGCAGCCTGATGGCCGGCGCGGCGAAGGTCTCCTCGGCGATGCCGGTGGCGTTGCCGAGTTGGCGGGCGCGCTCGATCGCGCTCAACGCGTGTCCGTGGAAGCTCAGGTAGGAGTAGGCCATCGCCAGGTCGTGCCAGCCCCAGGCGGTCTCCCGGTCTACGTCCGGCGCCGTGCCCAACGCCCGGGAGGCCTGCACCAGGTGCGTCACGCACCGGTCGAACGCACCCTGGTGGTGGGCGGCCAGCGCGGCCAGGGCGTGCAGGTGGCCGTGCAGGTAGGGCTCGGCGATGTCGCGGGCGGCCTCGAAGGCGTGGTCCACCGCCGCCGCGTACTCGGCGGAACGGCCCAGGTTCAGCAGCGCGGAGAGGCGCTGCACCAGGGCGTCGGCCCGCACGTACGGATCGTCGCTGGTGCGGATCACCTGCTCGAAGGCGACGCAGGCTTCAGCCGATCGGCTGCTCTCCATCAGTGTCCGGGCCTGCATCAGGGCCTCGGCCTGGTCGGTGAGCCGGTCGACCCAACCCACGCACAACCTCCCTGGGGGCCCGCTGGAACCTGGCGCGCGACGCACACCGGGGACGTTCCGTGGACCGCTGTCACGGACGTCCGGGTGGACGCTCCATGATTATGTCGTGAACCGCTTGTCAGAAAACACCTCCGGGATCCCGGATCGACGGCCGATTTCGACGGTGTTGACCGCTGCGACCGCCCGGCTGGCCGCCGCCGGGGTGCCGTCCGCCCGGGTGGACGCGGAGCTGATCGCCGCCTCGGTGCTGGGAACCACCCGCAGCCGACTGGCGCTGAGCAGCGGCTTCACTCCCATCGACGAGGCCCGCTTCGATGAGCTGGTGTCCCGGCGGGTGGCCCGGGAGCCGGTGCAGCATCTCACCGGATCGGCACCGTTTCGTTATCTGGAGCTCGCGGTGGGTCCCGGGGTGTTCGTTCCCCGGCCGGAGACCGAGGTGCTCGCCGGCATGGTCGTCGACGCGGTGCGCGCCCCGGCCGTCGACGCCCCGGCCGGTGACGCCCCGACCGTCGTCGACCTCTGCAGCGGCAGCGGCGCGGTGGCGCTCGCGGTGGCTCACGAGGTGCCGGGAGCGCGGGTGGTCGCGGTGGAGCGGTCCACCGCCGCGCTGGCGTGGTTGCGCCGCAACGCCGCGACGCAAGCGGCGGCCGGGGACCGGCCGATCGAGGTGGTGGGCGGTGACGTCACCGACCCTGGGCTGCTCGCCGAGCTGACCGGCCGGGTGGACGTGGTCGTCTGCAATCCGCCGTACGTGCCGGAGGCCACCCCGGTGCCGCCGGAGGTCGCCGGACACGATCCGGCGGAGGCCGTCTTCGGCGGCCCGGACGGGTTGGCGGTGATCCGTCCGGTGGTGGGGTTGGCAGCCACGCTGCTGCGCGCCGGCGGCCTGTTCGCCGTCGAACACGACGACAGCCACGCGGCCGCGGTCGGCGCGCTGATCGCCGCCGATCGGCGGTTCGTCGACGTGACCGGGCACCGGGACCTGGCCGGTCGACCCCGGTTCGGCACGGCCCGTCGGGCGGCGCCGACCGCCGGTACGGGCTGAGACGGCCGGCGCTGCTGGCCGGGGCGACCGCCGGTACGGGCTGATCGGTGCGGATCAGGCTGCGGGCACGTGGCAGACTGGCTCACCGTGATGCTCTATGACTGCCGGTCCGCCGCCGACCGCGACAAAGGTATCGCCGCGGCGATCGAGGCGGTCAAGAACGGCGAGCTGGTCGTGTTGCCCACCGACACGGTGTACGGGGTCGGTGCCGACGCCTTCACTTCGTACGCGGTCACCGCGTTGCTCAACGCCAAGGGCCGGGACCGGCAGATGCCGCCGCCGGTGCTGGTCGGCTCCCGGCACACCCTCGACGGTCTGGTGCTGATCCTGCCGCAGACCGCCCGGGACCTCGCCGACGCCTTCTGGCCGGGGGCGTTGACGATGATCGTGGAGCACGCGCCGAGCCTGAACTGGGATCTGGGCGAGACCAACGGCACGGTCGCGGTCCGGATGCCACTGCACCCGGTGGCGCTGGAGGTGCTGCGGGAGACCGGCCCGATGGCGGTGTCGTCGGCGAACAAGACCGGTCGGCCGCCGGCGGTGACCGCCGCCGAGGCCCGCGATCAGCTCGGCTACTCGGTACGGGCCTACCTGGAGGCGGGGCCGTGTCCGGACCCGGTGCCGAGCACCATCGTCGACCTCACCGGGGACACCCCCCGGGTGGTACGGGCCGGCGCGCTGCCGATCGAGAAGCTGCGTGACGTGGTGCCGGACATCATCGGTACGGAGTCCTGAGTGCCGCCGTTCACCGTTCTCCACGTCTGCATGGGCAACATCTGTCGGTCGCCGATGGCCGAACGCCTGCTGGTGCTCGCGGTCGCCGAACGGCTCGACCGGTTGCCGCCGACGGCCGGGACGTCGGCGGTGGAGGAGCTGCTGCACAGCCACAGCGCCGGCACCGGCGGCTGGCACGCCGGCGAGGAGATGAACCCGCCGGCCGCCCGCCAGGTGATCGGCCGAGGTGGTGACACCGACGGGTTCGCCGCCCGCAAGCTGCGGTCCGATCAGATCGACGCCGCCGACCTGATCCTCACCGCCACCGCCGACCAGTTGGAGTACGTCGTGGCGCTGCGGCCGGACGCCGCCGACCGCACCTTCGTGCTCGGCGAGTTCGGTCGGCTGCTGCCGGCGGTGGATGTCACGGCGCTGCCGGCCGTCGCGCCGAACCCGGAGGCGGTGTACGCGCGGGGTGTGGCGTTGGTGGCGGCGGTCGCCGCCGTGCGCGACGACGCCGGTCCACAGCCTGGTGACGATCTGGACGATCCGTGGGGGCGGGGCGACCACACCTTCGCGCGGGTCGCCGACGAGATCGAGGAGACGGTGGGGGCGCTGAGCGTGGCGCTGCTGCCCTGAGCCCGTCGGACGGAGGCGATCGGAGTGGACGTGCCGGTCCGCGGGGTGCGGCGGTGATGGCCGTACGGCTGCGGCACCTGCCGGTGCCGTTGCTGGTGTCGGCGGTGCTGCTGGCGGTGCTGACCGCCGTCGGTGCCGGCCTCGACGGTGCGCCGGGTGCGCTCGGGGCGGCCGCCGGGGTGCTGCTGGTGGTGGTCAGCTACGTGGCGTCGTCGTTGGCGCTGGCCTGGGCGGACTCGGTGCATCCCCGGATGGTGCTCAGTGTGGGGCTGCTCACGTACAGCCTGAAGTTCGCGGTCCTGGGCGCGGCGGTGTTCGCGGTGGCGGCGTCGGACTGGGCCGGGCAGCGGATGCTCGCGGTGGCGATCATCGTCGGCACTGTCG harbors:
- a CDS encoding GGDEF domain-containing protein, with the protein product MGWVDRLTDQAEALMQARTLMESSRSAEACVAFEQVIRTSDDPYVRADALVQRLSALLNLGRSAEYAAAVDHAFEAARDIAEPYLHGHLHALAALAAHHQGAFDRCVTHLVQASRALGTAPDVDRETAWGWHDLAMAYSYLSFHGHALSAIERARQLGNATGIAEETFAAPAIRLRNAVALDHHGDTDGCLRVLRDIGTDLVKFVTTGRTHLLRPSSRVAYGYALARLAALGEPARLPAGAPEATRLMIDGGDSARARDLRQLGAVCLAIAADRSAEALTRLDTAMVSAETLGAAESARLRSVAYTRCGDHVAAHDADRYAFRLANRRNDRLRDMYVDGIAARLDHEEMRRTTAQYTAEALTDPLTGLANRRQLDRYVSDLAGRADRAMVMICDLDGFKSVNTVHGHHSGDLVLQRVAGVINRVMRRGDFVARFGGDEFVVVLPGAGRVEAAEVARRITEAVAGEEWESLVPGTPVGVSVGWAEVDGTGPALRDALSRAFDVATRQMRATRQHPHPLR
- a CDS encoding phosphotyrosine protein phosphatase encodes the protein MPPFTVLHVCMGNICRSPMAERLLVLAVAERLDRLPPTAGTSAVEELLHSHSAGTGGWHAGEEMNPPAARQVIGRGGDTDGFAARKLRSDQIDAADLILTATADQLEYVVALRPDAADRTFVLGEFGRLLPAVDVTALPAVAPNPEAVYARGVALVAAVAAVRDDAGPQPGDDLDDPWGRGDHTFARVADEIEETVGALSVALLP
- a CDS encoding L-threonylcarbamoyladenylate synthase, whose translation is MLYDCRSAADRDKGIAAAIEAVKNGELVVLPTDTVYGVGADAFTSYAVTALLNAKGRDRQMPPPVLVGSRHTLDGLVLILPQTARDLADAFWPGALTMIVEHAPSLNWDLGETNGTVAVRMPLHPVALEVLRETGPMAVSSANKTGRPPAVTAAEARDQLGYSVRAYLEAGPCPDPVPSTIVDLTGDTPRVVRAGALPIEKLRDVVPDIIGTES
- the prmC gene encoding peptide chain release factor N(5)-glutamine methyltransferase, which translates into the protein MLTAATARLAAAGVPSARVDAELIAASVLGTTRSRLALSSGFTPIDEARFDELVSRRVAREPVQHLTGSAPFRYLELAVGPGVFVPRPETEVLAGMVVDAVRAPAVDAPAGDAPTVVDLCSGSGAVALAVAHEVPGARVVAVERSTAALAWLRRNAATQAAAGDRPIEVVGGDVTDPGLLAELTGRVDVVVCNPPYVPEATPVPPEVAGHDPAEAVFGGPDGLAVIRPVVGLAATLLRAGGLFAVEHDDSHAAAVGALIAADRRFVDVTGHRDLAGRPRFGTARRAAPTAGTG
- the prfA gene encoding peptide chain release factor 1; this encodes MSSERLAGLLDEYAELERQLADPGLHADQVTARRVGRRFAELAPLHKAADELAQARADLVAARELAGEDASFAAEAEAIAASLAGLEARLAELLIPRDPHDAKDVIVEIKAGEGGEESALFAGDLLRMYVRYAERRGWQVEVLDSQDSDLGGVKDVSLAVKSRGVPEGGNGVWSRLKWEGGVHRVQRVPVTESQGRIHTSAAGVLVLPEAEEVDVTVDPNELRIDVFRSSGPGGQSVNTTDSAVRITHLPTGIVVSCQNEKSQLQNREQAMRILRARMLAAAQEQADAVASDARRSQVRTVDRSERIRTYNFPQNRITDHRIGYTAYNLDLALGGELDGVLDALAEADRAARLAGDTELGRR